One Planctomycetaceae bacterium genomic region harbors:
- a CDS encoding prenyltransferase/squalene oxidase repeat-containing protein, with translation MSERVGDSGASDADKPSSVEIADRELFVRQLQQRARDAAAASVHQAELSQQYLELSKRFAALAERASVAELNDMRHELDVLQFRMAGEFDGSQPPSRDLQPDTTVDTAPSVAAPRPEESNVSPTTKSQFAPPNAADVTVPERPSSDAPPIGDTSGSGPKETTSRRRGRRPLSVRKFVERARSVQLAARRVKIKAKKADLKPQSRSATEELKKGRSSILTSFGFLMISLFLLSLMTLTIDQEVQLNPIMAGFAEERNDEPEEIEPPEEEPGEQLEQETEEPVEEVVEPEPEPESEPAESEPEAATTETEVAEVTLPETPTGTEAAIAEAGELDLATIDNRSAAGREAMLQKYGGSAASESAVGLALEWLASVQRQDGSWDFIDVGRSSNPGKVNNPIGGTAYALLPFLAAGQTHKEGKYRKQVLAGLTYLTNVGVNVAAGYDLRGVLNKGNEDAEPNEAYYVHGAATLALCEALSMTKDGRLKPAAENAVRFLLNSQDPRGGGWRYLPQEPGSTSVTTIQVMALMSAQKAGIRIPENALRGVMHYLDSVQVDGKGRYGYEVEKKQYKGSITAMALLCRMYLGWQRDDGDMADGIALLDKAGPYDNLYTNYFATQTMRNWGGEEWVRWNTRLRDDLIAQQEQAGAEKGSWTPRDRADYSVSGGRLLTTCLATLTLEVYYRYKPLLPERVESKAMSVESPE, from the coding sequence ATGTCCGAGCGTGTTGGTGATTCCGGAGCATCCGATGCCGACAAACCGTCGTCGGTCGAAATCGCTGATCGCGAACTTTTCGTGAGACAACTGCAGCAGCGAGCGAGAGATGCCGCGGCCGCGTCAGTGCATCAGGCTGAACTGTCGCAGCAGTATCTGGAACTTTCGAAGCGATTCGCCGCTCTGGCCGAACGGGCGTCCGTTGCCGAACTAAACGATATGCGGCACGAACTCGATGTGCTGCAGTTTCGCATGGCCGGCGAATTCGACGGCTCGCAGCCTCCGTCGAGGGATCTGCAGCCGGACACCACCGTTGACACTGCGCCGTCGGTTGCGGCTCCGCGACCCGAAGAATCGAACGTCTCCCCCACGACGAAGTCGCAGTTCGCCCCGCCGAATGCCGCCGATGTGACCGTTCCGGAACGGCCATCGAGCGACGCTCCTCCAATCGGTGATACTTCCGGGAGTGGTCCGAAGGAAACCACTTCCCGGCGCCGCGGACGCAGGCCGCTTTCGGTTCGGAAGTTTGTCGAACGTGCCCGTTCCGTACAGTTGGCGGCCCGGCGCGTGAAGATCAAGGCGAAAAAGGCTGACCTGAAACCTCAATCGCGATCCGCGACCGAAGAACTGAAGAAGGGACGCAGCTCCATTCTGACCAGTTTCGGATTCCTGATGATCAGCCTGTTCCTGCTGAGCCTGATGACACTGACGATCGACCAGGAAGTTCAACTGAACCCGATCATGGCCGGGTTTGCGGAGGAACGAAACGACGAGCCGGAAGAAATTGAACCGCCGGAAGAAGAACCCGGCGAACAGTTGGAACAGGAAACCGAAGAGCCCGTCGAAGAAGTCGTTGAGCCTGAACCGGAACCCGAGTCGGAACCCGCGGAATCCGAGCCGGAGGCCGCGACGACCGAAACCGAAGTCGCGGAAGTCACGCTTCCGGAAACGCCCACCGGTACGGAAGCTGCCATCGCCGAAGCCGGTGAGTTGGACCTGGCAACGATTGACAACCGCAGCGCGGCAGGACGCGAGGCAATGCTGCAGAAGTACGGTGGATCCGCCGCCAGCGAATCCGCCGTCGGGCTGGCTCTGGAATGGCTCGCTTCCGTTCAGCGGCAGGACGGAAGCTGGGACTTCATCGACGTTGGTCGCAGCAGCAATCCCGGAAAAGTCAACAATCCCATCGGAGGCACGGCCTACGCGCTGCTGCCGTTTCTTGCGGCCGGACAGACTCATAAGGAAGGCAAATATCGGAAGCAGGTTCTTGCCGGTCTGACCTATCTGACAAACGTCGGAGTCAATGTGGCTGCCGGTTACGACCTGCGCGGTGTTCTGAACAAGGGCAATGAAGACGCCGAACCCAATGAAGCGTATTACGTTCATGGTGCCGCGACTCTGGCATTGTGCGAAGCGCTCAGCATGACGAAAGACGGCCGTCTGAAGCCCGCCGCCGAAAACGCTGTGCGGTTCCTGCTGAATTCGCAGGATCCCAGGGGCGGCGGCTGGCGGTACCTGCCGCAGGAACCCGGTTCCACGTCCGTCACTACGATTCAGGTGATGGCACTGATGTCGGCGCAAAAGGCCGGAATCCGCATTCCCGAAAACGCTCTGCGCGGCGTCATGCACTACCTGGATTCTGTCCAGGTCGACGGCAAGGGCCGCTACGGTTACGAAGTGGAAAAGAAACAGTACAAGGGATCGATTACTGCGATGGCGCTGCTGTGCCGCATGTATCTGGGCTGGCAGCGCGACGACGGCGACATGGCCGACGGCATCGCTCTGCTGGACAAAGCGGGGCCGTACGACAACCTGTACACGAATTACTTTGCCACGCAGACAATGCGAAACTGGGGCGGCGAAGAATGGGTTCGCTGGAACACCCGGCTGCGAGACGATCTGATCGCTCAGCAGGAACAGGCCGGTGCTGAAAAGGGAAGCTGGACGCCTCGCGACCGGGCCGACTACAGCGTCAGCGGCGGCCGTCTGCTGACCACGTGCCTTGCGACGCTGACGCTGGAAGTTTACTACCGGTACAAGCCGCTGCTGCCGGAGAGAGTTGAGAGTAAAGCGATGAGTGTTGAGAGCCCGGAGTAG
- a CDS encoding sigma-70 family RNA polymerase sigma factor — MQPLSAETSERPDTTAGLTDRDLLRRFVQDADKAAFTEIVQRHQGLVISVCKRVIGTYPDIDDAFQATFLALARRPRQIRRAESLSSWLYSVAWRVSVRLVRQRKKHPVQALPEDQPGREPDPLQQITFDRESLILDEELNSLSAKYRDVLVMTYFADRTSQQIADELNVSKGTVDGRIRQARNLLRVRLARRGVALGMLATVAAVTSKSATAGVPAPLMGSTIELGTQTLNGALPGTTDLSHLEPLIRSEMTMLTTKTIIASVIGLCAVAGIAGLSSAASRPDARSGDDDAVQIDSADVSPADKSDSLTAAVLEVLPDDSADTASRLDGTSGPSAGGVATQPGGLAVTLVTATDTGPKRTPAPSSGPYRAYAADARPNEVWLHEMLDESIPALDFPGDAQLSEVLTALADYFTDQHSTDDDELQMTIWPDLAELELEGINSLDEITVRGVVIPKGMSLKNALTLIFDQTDEPALTYVIQNEVMLITTASKAESSECMTTRVYNVGDLHGLDYDKATVFEVPRSGSGLFAVQDLGGYSGNLGNLRAPNDANQSQPGESPVLHDAQAPQQSSLADFVIAMTPQLNWINVSGDGGSVWIVGRSLVVRQSSAGHAAISSLLNQLAAANEE; from the coding sequence ATGCAACCGCTCTCTGCTGAAACTTCTGAACGGCCTGACACAACAGCCGGTCTGACCGACCGCGACCTGCTGCGGCGCTTCGTGCAGGACGCCGACAAAGCTGCGTTTACTGAAATTGTGCAGCGGCATCAGGGGCTGGTCATCAGCGTCTGCAAACGAGTCATTGGCACTTATCCCGACATCGACGATGCATTTCAGGCCACGTTTCTGGCGCTGGCTCGTCGACCTCGACAGATACGCCGTGCGGAATCACTCAGCAGTTGGCTGTATAGCGTCGCGTGGAGAGTTTCCGTGCGGCTGGTTCGTCAAAGGAAGAAACATCCAGTGCAGGCTCTGCCGGAAGATCAGCCCGGTCGCGAACCGGACCCGTTGCAGCAGATTACGTTTGATCGCGAAAGTCTGATTCTCGACGAGGAACTCAACAGCCTGTCGGCAAAGTACCGTGACGTGCTGGTGATGACATACTTCGCAGATCGAACCAGTCAGCAGATAGCGGATGAACTCAATGTCAGCAAAGGCACAGTCGACGGACGCATTCGCCAGGCACGCAACCTGCTGCGAGTCCGGCTGGCTCGCCGCGGCGTGGCATTGGGAATGCTGGCGACAGTGGCAGCGGTAACGTCGAAGTCTGCCACGGCTGGAGTTCCCGCGCCGTTGATGGGTTCGACCATTGAACTGGGAACTCAGACATTAAACGGGGCACTTCCCGGTACCACGGACCTGTCCCATCTCGAACCTCTCATTCGCTCGGAGATGACTATGTTGACCACAAAGACGATCATTGCTTCCGTCATTGGCCTGTGCGCGGTCGCTGGCATCGCCGGTCTGAGCAGCGCGGCAAGCAGGCCGGATGCACGAAGTGGTGATGACGATGCTGTGCAGATCGATTCGGCTGATGTTTCGCCAGCGGATAAGAGTGACAGCCTGACTGCAGCAGTCCTCGAGGTCCTACCCGATGATTCAGCGGATACCGCCTCCCGTCTTGACGGAACTTCCGGTCCGAGCGCCGGTGGCGTCGCGACTCAGCCTGGCGGACTTGCTGTAACACTGGTCACCGCCACAGATACCGGCCCGAAGAGAACTCCCGCACCATCTTCTGGACCGTACAGAGCGTACGCTGCAGACGCTCGACCGAATGAAGTGTGGCTGCACGAAATGCTGGATGAGTCCATACCAGCGTTGGATTTTCCGGGGGATGCACAGTTGTCGGAAGTGCTGACGGCTCTGGCGGATTACTTCACGGACCAGCATTCGACTGATGATGATGAACTTCAGATGACGATCTGGCCGGATCTGGCTGAACTGGAACTGGAGGGCATCAACAGCCTCGACGAAATCACCGTTCGTGGCGTCGTCATTCCGAAGGGCATGTCGCTGAAGAACGCACTCACGCTGATCTTTGACCAGACGGACGAACCGGCACTGACCTATGTGATTCAAAACGAAGTGATGCTGATCACGACTGCCTCCAAGGCGGAATCGTCGGAGTGCATGACAACGCGTGTTTACAATGTTGGGGACCTCCACGGTCTTGACTACGACAAAGCCACCGTCTTCGAAGTGCCAAGGTCCGGCAGTGGATTGTTTGCCGTACAGGACTTGGGTGGCTACAGCGGGAATCTCGGGAATCTGCGAGCACCCAACGATGCGAATCAATCCCAACCGGGAGAATCTCCGGTACTCCACGATGCACAGGCGCCACAACAATCAAGTTTGGCCGATTTCGTGATTGCCATGACGCCGCAGCTCAACTGGATCAATGTCAGTGGCGATGGCGGTTCGGTGTGGATCGTCGGTCGGTCGCTGGTGGTACGTCAGTCGTCAGCAGGCCACGCCGCCATCTCAAGTCTGCTGAACCAACTGGCCGCCGCGAACGAAGAATAA
- a CDS encoding CehA/McbA family metallohydrolase, with protein MSKNAALPIVTVLLAILLSGVAVAQVGVPGKLTADNWEGLVPRGKEVDAIYGDIAMKNAAARAIIAASVNTRNANMTVRNVGGCLIDFAATSFESDQLSCFYPGRRKFPFSGMLERVDDAVTVVSPGTDDRPSCMVRYSLLPDQPVIEVTSTWKNTTGSDWTLAVEDDLRADGGKEDMPKTPNGTHDLFWFHDIYWGQAYGVRADGYRIRCNSNARETVLDYEAIDGQPAIMKPGESFEFTRQIIVAKDLVEVLAVNDELSGGPQAFSAKLSITDAKHQPVAGARIIISSGSTERGTVLTGNDGHVETRLPAGEYTLNVTAAGIDVLPPGTIRISVASGDNEFAVEAAYATGVVSAKITDGEARSIPAKVEFIGSGGTPTPNWGPETAEYFVRNLAYTEDGTFDVPLKAGTYDVIVSHGPEYDAVFTKVTVEGGKTSVLSASLKRSVKTPGWVSADFHSHSSPSGDNTGSQLGRVLNLAAEHVEFAPCTEHNRVSTYSHHIDALNLQSQLATVSGMELTGQPLPLNHQNVFPMKYTPRTQDGGGPTTDISPETQIERIALWDDRSEKLIQQNHPDMGWLFFDKDGDGKPDGGYSRGFEFMDVMEIHPIDKILDLQQFDVRDGKAFNNQRMLNWLQLLNQGFRIYGVVNTDAHYNFHGSGGLRNWIQSSTDDPAQIDSTEMMHASEQGRLIMSNGPYLEATFSADGKSVVSGQDLAAPSGKVSVHVRVQCPNWIDVDTVFVLVNGRRVDGLTFTRETTPDQFGNDTVKFDQDLNIELDGDAHIVVATGHRTEVLGDVLGPDWGRQHPAALTNPVFVDVDGNGFTPNKDTLDFPLPVKFP; from the coding sequence ATGTCGAAGAACGCCGCGTTGCCGATCGTTACCGTCCTGCTCGCCATACTGTTGTCCGGCGTCGCCGTCGCCCAGGTCGGCGTGCCCGGCAAACTGACCGCTGACAACTGGGAAGGCCTGGTTCCTCGCGGTAAGGAAGTCGACGCGATCTATGGCGACATTGCGATGAAAAACGCGGCCGCGCGGGCGATCATTGCCGCTTCCGTCAATACTCGCAACGCGAACATGACCGTGCGAAATGTGGGCGGCTGCCTGATTGATTTCGCCGCGACATCCTTCGAAAGCGATCAGCTTAGCTGCTTCTATCCCGGACGCCGCAAGTTTCCGTTTTCCGGCATGCTGGAGCGGGTCGATGATGCCGTGACTGTTGTTTCACCGGGCACCGACGACCGGCCGAGCTGCATGGTTCGATATTCGCTGCTGCCCGATCAGCCTGTGATCGAAGTCACATCAACCTGGAAGAACACGACAGGCAGCGACTGGACGCTGGCCGTGGAAGACGACCTGCGAGCCGACGGAGGCAAGGAAGATATGCCGAAGACTCCCAACGGAACTCACGACCTGTTCTGGTTCCACGACATTTACTGGGGTCAGGCGTACGGCGTGCGAGCGGACGGCTACCGGATTCGCTGCAACAGCAACGCTCGCGAGACAGTGCTGGACTACGAAGCGATCGATGGCCAGCCGGCAATCATGAAACCCGGTGAGTCGTTCGAGTTCACGCGTCAAATCATTGTGGCGAAGGATCTTGTTGAAGTGCTGGCCGTGAATGACGAACTGAGCGGCGGTCCGCAAGCTTTCTCGGCAAAACTGAGCATCACAGACGCGAAGCATCAACCGGTCGCCGGAGCACGAATCATCATCAGTTCCGGTAGTACGGAGCGTGGCACCGTCTTGACTGGCAATGACGGACACGTCGAAACCCGACTGCCGGCTGGTGAGTACACACTGAACGTCACCGCCGCTGGAATTGACGTCCTGCCGCCAGGCACGATCAGGATTTCTGTGGCGAGCGGCGACAATGAATTCGCCGTGGAAGCCGCCTACGCAACCGGCGTCGTTAGCGCGAAAATCACCGATGGCGAAGCCCGCTCCATTCCCGCCAAGGTCGAATTCATCGGCAGCGGCGGAACACCCACGCCAAACTGGGGACCGGAAACGGCCGAGTACTTTGTTCGCAATCTGGCCTACACCGAAGACGGCACGTTCGACGTTCCACTGAAGGCCGGAACCTACGACGTCATCGTAAGCCACGGACCGGAATATGATGCCGTGTTCACAAAGGTCACAGTTGAAGGCGGCAAGACTTCTGTACTGAGTGCGTCGCTGAAGCGGTCAGTGAAGACTCCCGGCTGGGTCAGCGCCGATTTCCACAGCCACAGTTCTCCGTCGGGAGACAACACCGGCAGCCAGCTTGGCCGAGTCCTGAACCTGGCGGCTGAGCACGTGGAATTCGCACCATGCACCGAACACAATCGCGTCAGCACGTACAGCCATCACATCGATGCGCTCAATCTGCAGTCGCAGCTCGCCACGGTGTCCGGCATGGAACTGACCGGGCAGCCGCTGCCGTTGAATCACCAGAATGTGTTCCCCATGAAATACACGCCGCGAACGCAGGACGGCGGCGGGCCGACAACCGACATCAGTCCGGAAACTCAGATCGAACGCATTGCTCTGTGGGACGACCGCAGCGAAAAACTCATCCAGCAGAATCACCCGGACATGGGCTGGCTGTTCTTCGATAAGGACGGCGATGGCAAACCGGACGGCGGCTATTCTCGCGGTTTTGAGTTTATGGATGTGATGGAGATTCACCCGATCGACAAGATTCTGGACCTGCAGCAGTTCGATGTCCGCGACGGCAAAGCCTTCAACAACCAGCGAATGCTGAACTGGCTGCAGTTGCTGAATCAGGGATTCCGAATCTATGGCGTTGTGAACACGGATGCTCACTACAACTTCCACGGTTCCGGCGGCCTGCGGAACTGGATTCAGAGCAGCACCGACGACCCGGCTCAGATCGATTCGACCGAAATGATGCACGCATCCGAACAGGGGCGACTGATTATGTCGAACGGCCCGTATCTGGAAGCCACGTTCTCCGCCGATGGCAAGTCCGTCGTCAGCGGTCAGGATCTGGCAGCACCGTCCGGCAAGGTCAGTGTTCACGTGCGAGTGCAGTGTCCGAACTGGATTGATGTCGACACGGTGTTCGTGCTTGTCAACGGACGTCGTGTTGACGGCCTGACTTTCACGCGCGAAACGACACCGGATCAGTTCGGCAATGATACAGTGAAGTTCGATCAGGATCTGAACATCGAACTTGACGGGGACGCTCACATCGTCGTCGCGACCGGGCACCGCACTGAAGTCCTTGGCGATGTCCTGGGCCCGGACTGGGGTCGTCAGCATCCGGCGGCCTTAACCAATCCGGTCTTCGTGGACGTCGACGGAAACGGATTCACGCCGAACAAGGACACACTTGATTTCCCGCTGCCCGTGAAGTTCCCGTAA
- a CDS encoding tryptophan 7-halogenase yields MHFQADMLILGSGFGGSLLGMILAKSGWHVVIADTARHPRFAIGESSTPLADAALAKIATTYDLPELVPLTRYGSWKRIHPELTCGLKRGFSYFGHSPGRDLTPHTIAGQQLLVSASAGDDVSDTHWLRSDVDAFFAVNARQHGVVLYEGAEYTLHRTSAGWTMEGTTQDGPFQLSCPFVVDATGAAGVVLRTLSIADLSHQLLTSSRSVFAHFSDVRRVGALLAESGIDRSRHPFPCDAAAVHHVLDNGWMWQLPFDDDTVSAGFMFHRQNADIEHGFFPVEPGTPGSSAAAGTPLSVWDAQLQRFPFLRRQFENATVVRPREGLVMTGRLQRLAARAAGPNWAALPFTAGFIDPLHSTGIAHTLFGVRRLADILLTTSIKDIREQRLAEYSADLIREIRHIDRLVEGCYAGLPSFRLWCAWTMLYFAAVTSMEHSSKSKHGSFLMADDVEFRKLLISARRRLQNCVSTGASNADCGQFEAWLREAIAPWNSVGLLDPDSSGMYAGTAAR; encoded by the coding sequence ATGCACTTCCAGGCCGACATGCTGATTCTCGGGTCCGGTTTTGGCGGTAGTCTGCTGGGAATGATCCTGGCGAAATCGGGATGGCACGTGGTGATCGCTGACACGGCCAGGCACCCGCGATTCGCGATCGGTGAATCGTCAACGCCGCTCGCCGATGCGGCGCTGGCGAAGATCGCGACCACGTACGACCTGCCGGAACTGGTGCCGCTGACCCGCTACGGTTCCTGGAAGCGGATTCATCCGGAACTGACCTGCGGACTGAAACGCGGGTTCAGCTACTTCGGCCATTCGCCGGGACGTGACCTGACTCCGCATACGATTGCCGGACAACAACTGCTGGTATCCGCCAGCGCCGGTGATGACGTCTCCGACACGCACTGGCTGCGCAGCGACGTGGATGCGTTCTTCGCAGTGAATGCACGGCAACATGGTGTGGTGTTGTACGAAGGCGCTGAATACACTCTGCACCGCACCTCAGCCGGCTGGACGATGGAAGGCACGACTCAGGACGGACCGTTTCAACTGAGCTGTCCGTTCGTCGTCGATGCGACCGGCGCTGCAGGAGTCGTGCTGCGGACGCTGAGTATCGCCGATCTGTCTCACCAGCTTCTGACATCATCGCGAAGCGTGTTTGCTCACTTTTCTGACGTACGAAGGGTTGGCGCACTGCTGGCCGAATCGGGGATTGATCGCAGCAGACACCCGTTTCCGTGCGACGCAGCGGCGGTCCACCATGTCCTGGACAACGGCTGGATGTGGCAGTTGCCGTTCGACGACGACACAGTCAGCGCCGGCTTCATGTTCCACCGACAGAATGCTGATATCGAACATGGATTCTTCCCGGTCGAACCCGGAACACCAGGCTCCAGCGCAGCGGCCGGAACTCCATTGTCCGTCTGGGATGCACAACTCCAGCGGTTTCCGTTTCTGCGTCGACAGTTTGAAAACGCGACGGTCGTCCGGCCGCGGGAAGGTCTGGTCATGACCGGACGATTGCAGCGTCTCGCCGCGCGTGCCGCCGGACCGAACTGGGCGGCACTGCCTTTCACGGCCGGCTTCATTGATCCGCTGCACAGCACGGGAATCGCTCATACGCTGTTCGGAGTCCGCCGGCTGGCCGACATTCTTCTGACAACATCCATCAAAGACATTCGTGAACAGCGGCTTGCCGAATATTCCGCTGACCTGATCCGTGAAATCCGCCACATCGACCGGCTGGTGGAAGGCTGCTACGCGGGGCTGCCGAGTTTCCGGCTGTGGTGCGCCTGGACGATGCTGTATTTCGCGGCCGTGACGTCGATGGAACATTCATCGAAATCGAAACACGGTTCATTCCTGATGGCCGATGACGTCGAGTTTCGAAAGCTGCTGATCTCGGCTCGACGCCGGTTACAAAATTGCGTTTCGACTGGGGCGAGCAACGCCGACTGCGGCCAATTCGAAGCCTGGCTTCGCGAAGCGATCGCGCCGTGGAATTCCGTCGGGCTGCTCGATCCCGACTCCAGTGGGATGTATGCCGGCACGGCCGCACGATGA